In the genome of Dyadobacter fermentans DSM 18053, the window CGGTGGCGGCCTTACCCTCAATCACCGGCTCGCCCCAGCCGACAATGCCTTCGTCCGTTTCAATTTTCAAAAACAACCATCTGGGCGGCACCTGGAACAGCTCGTAACTTCTGATTTTCATTCTATTTTTCTTTTACATTATATAACCCTTCTAATTGGCTATAAATGTAAGGGAGGCATTGGTATATTTCGGCAATTTGAGCTGTTGTTTCATGCTTTTAAATGTTTCCATGGGCCCTTCCGCCGCAAATGCATTCACGGCCCAGGCCGGAACGTAGCCTCCGGGGTCGGTGTGCAGCGTGTATTCGATGCGGACTTTGCCTTGCACGGGCGTGAGTACCCAGCGGCCTTTGGAATCTTTTACGCGCACGACATTCTTTTTGACCGGAACAATCCCCGCGACCACCGGACCGTCGATCGTCACCACGCCGGTCAGCGGGTTTTGTTTCGCCACGAGGTGCGCTACAAAATCGCGGTTATCGAGCGGCCAGGGCAGGCTTATTTCAGAATGGTAGTACAAATCATTGGGGGACAACTTCTTGACGAGCGTGCAAGACTTCGTTTTATAGACCCACTGCGTGCCGGCTTCCACATCCATCA includes:
- a CDS encoding START domain-containing protein; the encoded protein is MPKFTLLFIFALITAPVIAQHKWKLIADEEQIRIYSSAVPDSKIKAIKVDCVVDASLAQMAALVMDVEAGTQWVYKTKSCTLVKKLSPNDLYYHSEISLPWPLDNRDFVAHLVAKQNPLTGVVTIDGPVVAGIVPVKKNVVRVKDSKGRWVLTPVQGKVRIEYTLHTDPGGYVPAWAVNAFAAEGPMETFKSMKQQLKLPKYTNASLTFIAN